The nucleotide sequence TCATGCATAATTGCTTCTTAGTTCACTGCTTGCTGATTAGATTCATTGTTTCCTCTACTTCTTCCTGTTTTTGCTTGTCTCACTGGTTGCTTCTTTCATGGCTTgcgtaattttaatttatttactagcCATAATTATTACAATTTAAATTGTGAATTAGTCTTTCatctgtttcaatatttatttgtatttctctCTTTACATTTCAAAATTTGACAATTTCTAccgtgttgttttttttttttaatgatttatagtgatattataCGTTGTTGTTGAACTCAAATTGGAATTTGTAAACAGCCGGTGTGTGTGGCTTCAACAACTCCTTTGTAATGATCTTCCAATCAATAAAAAGCTTGTTCGacgaaaggaaaaaaaaaaagtttaactcAAATTGAACCGGACACAGAATGAGaagagtaggaaaaaccgaaatTTCAATCATCTTCTCTGTAAAggtagacttttttttttccaaattgaaGCAACTGTCGACATATTCATTCGAATTATCTAACCGAAAATGTTCCAAAACCAACTAAGTATTTTGTCTAGACAAATCAAATACCTTTACTTCTCATATCCATCCATCTACACATGCGATTCAGTTTTTCAGAATCAAAGCAAtgttctcttccttcttcctaTACAATCTTCTTGCATAGATAGTTTCTCTGAAGTAGAACTTCAACCAAGATTTTCGGATAGAGTTGCTTTGATTGTAAAtgtaaaccaaacaaaagtcATACGATTGAATTGAATGGAACAAAGCTAATGAAATCTCATCTCACAAGTACATAATATTCTCAACGAAACCAGGAAAACTCAAAATCTCACGAGTTCGCTTACCAATCCCATAAACACGTCTAAATTCATCATCAGCAATTCCTTCGATATCCACTCTTCGTATGCTCTCTCTTTGAAAATCGTAATACCAAACACTAAACGGTATAGATGACTTTAACCGTGAACCAATTATAATAAGCTCACCCGTACGAATCTCTCCCTTAAGGTTAACGTAACCCTTAAGTACATTATACAAGTCAGAAGGTCGGGCACACCTTGTTTCAGACCACTCTTGTTTCTCAGCATCTTCTAAAATCCACAACACCACCTCATTGAATCCATCATATTCTATACCGCCCAATTTCCCGTTGTAGTTTAAAAGAGAAGAATCGTAAAATAACCTAATACGTGGTTTTTCGGGTGGTTGAATCAGGTCCAGCTTCTCAGATCTAACATcaaatctaattattattcttgAGCTGCCTTCAgctatatagtatataacaCCATTGATGCATATTCCTTCACGGACATCGTAATAATATCTAACACTTTGGGTGATTTCAATCTTTCTCCACTCTTTTTGTTGAGACTGTAGTGTGAAAACGTAATGCTCCAGCTGGAAACCTTTTTTCCCACGCATAGCGCGGTCACGATTGAACATCATTACACACAACACTTTGTATTGATCTCCCACCGGATCGTACCCGAGACGTGCGTACACTTGTCTCCCGTTGGACTCAACATCCGGCAGTTTCACTATTTGTCTAGTGGTCGGATTACAAACCGCGATCGAAGAGCCACGCGTGCAGCAGACGAAACCGTTCACGGGACGAGATCTGATGTAGTAGACCAGATCCGAGATCGTCATGTCGTGCCTGGCGACAGCCGTGGAGGTTCTGTCGTTTCTTCCGTGTTCTGGAGCTGAGAAGATAAAACGTTTCCGCGAATCGAAGTGCTTGAAGGTGAAAAGGAAACGAGGTCGAGTCTTTGACCTAATCAGAAACGAGTCGGCGAAATCTTTACTGCGGATGGTTGAGAACCACAGCTTCGACACGGCTTGGAATCGGATGAGGGCTTCCCCTGGAAGTCTACAGAGTATCTCTACGGTGAGATCAAGAGGGATGAATTTTGTGGAGCTTCCGTTGAGGCGCTTACGTGAGGGAGACGATTCTGAATCTTCCATGGCCGCTGGTGGTGATGAATCGTTGAGATGATCCACAC is from Camelina sativa cultivar DH55 chromosome 20, Cs, whole genome shotgun sequence and encodes:
- the LOC104772462 gene encoding F-box protein At1g30790-like; the encoded protein is MEDSESSPSRKRLNGSSTKFIPLDLTVEILCRLPGEALIRFQAVSKLWFSTIRSKDFADSFLIRSKTRPRFLFTFKHFDSRKRFIFSAPEHGRNDRTSTAVARHDMTISDLVYYIRSRPVNGFVCCTRGSSIAVCNPTTRQIVKLPDLEHYVFTLQSQQKEWRKIEITQSVRYYYDVREGICINGVIYYIAEGSSRIIIRFDVRSEKLDLIQPPEKPRIRLFYDSSLLNYNGKLGGIEYDGFNEVVLWILEDAEKQEWSETRCARPSDLYNVLKGYVNLKGEIRTGELIIIGSRLKSSIPFSVWYYDFQRESIRRVDIEGIADDEFRRVYGIGKRTREILSFPGFVENIMYL